In a genomic window of Nyctibius grandis isolate bNycGra1 chromosome 4, bNycGra1.pri, whole genome shotgun sequence:
- the BRMS1L gene encoding breast cancer metastasis-suppressor 1-like protein, producing MPVHSREKKENNHDEMEVDYGENEGSSSEEEETESSSVSEEGDSSEMDDEDCERRRMECLDEMSNLEKQFTDLKDQLYKERLSQVDAKLQEVIAGKAPEYLEPLAALQENMQIRTKVAGIYRELCLESVKNKYECEIQASRQHCESEKLLLYDTVQSELEEKIRRLEEDRHSIDITSELWNDELQSRKKRKDPFSPDKKKPVVVSGPYIVYMLQDLDILEDWTTIRKAMATLGQHRVKPEPPVKLEKHLHSARSEEGRLYYDGEWYGRGQTICIDKKDECPTSAIITTINHDEVWFKRPDGSKSKLYISQLQKGKYSIKHNHN from the exons ATGCCGGTCCATTCGCGGGAGAAGAAGGAGAACAACCACGATGAGATGGAGGTGGACTACGGGGAGAACGAGGGCAGCAgctcggaggaggaggagaccgAGAGCTCGTCCGTGTCCGAGGAGGGGGACAGCTCAG aAATGGATGATGAGGACTGTGAAAGAAGAAGAATGGAGTGTTTAGATGAAATGTCCAATCTTGAAAAGCAATTTACAGACCTTAAAGATCA aCTTTACAAAGAAAGATTAAGCCAAGTGGATGCAAAACTACAAGAGGTCATAGCCGGAAAAGCACCTGAATACTTAGAACCATTGGCAGCTTTACAAGAAAATATGCAAATCCGAACCAAGGTGGCAG GTATCTATAGAGAGCTGTGTCTGGAATCTGTGAAGAACAAGTATGAATGTGAAATTCAAGCCTCTCGACAGCACTGTGAG AGTGAAAAGCTTCTGTTGTATGACACTGTACAAAGTGAACTAGAAGAGAAGATTAGAAGACTTGAAGAAGACAGGCATAGCATTGACATTACCTCAG AATTATGGAATGACGAGCTACAgtccaggaagaaaagaaaggatccATTTAGTCCAGATAAGAAGAAACCTGTTGTTGTATCAG GCCCCTATATAGTTTATATGTTACAAGACCTTGATATACTTGAAGACTGGACAACAATAAGGAAG GCAATGGCTACACTGGGGCAACACAGAGTAAAGCCAGAAC CACCTGTCAAATTAGAAAAGCATCTACATAGTGCTAGATCTGAAGAAGGAAGACTCTATTATGATGGAGAGTGGTATGGACGTGGACAGACAATATGCATTGATAAGAAAGATGAATGTCCTACAAG TGCCATAATTACAACAATTAACCATGATGAAGTTTGGTTCAAAAGACCGGATGGAAGCAAGTCCAAGTTGTATATTTCTCagctacagaaaggaaaatattcaataAAGCATAACCACAACTGA